In Paenibacillus larvae subsp. larvae, the following proteins share a genomic window:
- a CDS encoding decarboxylating cobalt-precorrin-6B (C(15))-methyltransferase: MRDEVFIRGKTPMTKAEVRAVSIDKLSIDGNSRRFLDVGAGTGSVALQVARMFPHVSVTAIERSGEALALIEQNRHQLLLENVDIISAEAPIPLENTVFDAIFIGGSGGKLAEIIDWSHTLLKPGGQLVLNFILAENVLEAAACLEKGPWHEVEVIQLQVSKWHELGKGHYFKPQNPTFIIACQKERSGTA, translated from the coding sequence ATGAGGGATGAAGTTTTTATTCGTGGTAAAACGCCAATGACCAAAGCGGAAGTCCGTGCAGTATCCATTGACAAATTATCGATAGATGGAAACAGCCGCCGTTTTTTGGACGTTGGAGCCGGTACGGGGAGTGTGGCCCTTCAGGTTGCGAGAATGTTTCCCCATGTGTCTGTAACTGCGATTGAACGAAGCGGGGAGGCTTTGGCATTAATAGAACAAAACAGGCACCAGCTGCTGCTTGAAAATGTGGATATTATTTCGGCAGAGGCCCCCATACCGCTTGAAAATACCGTTTTTGACGCTATTTTTATCGGCGGGAGTGGAGGGAAATTGGCGGAGATCATAGATTGGAGCCATACCTTGTTAAAGCCGGGCGGCCAGCTTGTGCTCAATTTCATTTTGGCAGAAAATGTCCTCGAAGCAGCAGCCTGTCTGGAAAAAGGGCCCTGGCATGAAGTAGAGGTGATCCAGCTGCAAGTTTCAAAGTGGCATGAACTTGGAAAAGGGCATTACTTTAAGCCCCAAAATCCGACCTTTATCATAGCTTGCCAAAAAGAAAGGAGCGGGACAGCATGA
- a CDS encoding ABC transporter ATP-binding protein, with protein MVIKICSVSKNLGHRSILSNVSLEIDKGQIFALVGPNGAGKTTLVRLIMNLYEATSGEIYVNGINVTDRRFNQEKKKIGFLFDHIGLFKDLNAWENIEFFDRIYHPHSKKEERRNRIEKLLQDFDLYERKDSKITFFSRGMRQRLVLARALINDPNIIILDEPSRGLDLEGQITLRNFLLNCKNNGSTVLINSHDLSELQKVCTHIAFIKEGRIIRSGTYDEIREAHAHHNYLLKGKDIADQLGRVNPESGISWIFKNEREAVVTVSHSGIDILDWLSSNRIRYEEFKKASDDLEELYQEIINKT; from the coding sequence ATGGTTATAAAGATATGCAGCGTCAGCAAAAATCTGGGCCATCGGAGTATTCTGAGCAATGTCAGCCTGGAAATTGACAAGGGGCAGATTTTTGCCCTGGTTGGTCCGAACGGGGCCGGGAAGACAACGCTTGTCCGATTAATTATGAATCTGTATGAAGCGACGAGCGGGGAAATTTACGTAAATGGAATTAACGTTACCGACAGACGTTTTAATCAAGAGAAGAAAAAAATCGGCTTTCTCTTTGATCATATTGGTCTCTTCAAAGATTTGAACGCATGGGAAAACATAGAATTTTTCGATAGAATTTACCATCCGCACTCCAAGAAGGAGGAGCGCCGAAACAGGATCGAAAAGTTGCTGCAGGATTTCGACTTATACGAAAGAAAGGATAGCAAGATTACCTTCTTCTCCCGTGGAATGAGGCAAAGACTTGTTTTGGCCAGAGCATTGATTAATGATCCGAACATCATCATTTTGGACGAACCGTCCAGAGGATTGGACTTGGAAGGTCAAATTACTCTTCGAAATTTTTTATTGAATTGCAAAAACAATGGTTCGACAGTGCTTATTAACTCTCACGATTTGAGCGAGCTGCAGAAAGTATGCACACATATCGCCTTCATTAAAGAAGGGAGGATTATCCGGTCCGGAACATATGACGAAATACGGGAGGCCCATGCACATCACAACTATTTGTTAAAAGGCAAGGATATTGCCGATCAGTTGGGAAGAGTAAACCCGGAAAGCGGCATCAGTTGGATTTTCAAAAATGAGCGGGAGGCTGTTGTGACAGTCAGCCATTCGGGAATAGATATTCTGGATTGGTTGAGCAGCAACCGTATCCGGTATGAGGAATTTAAAAAAGCAAGCGATGATTTAGAAGAATTATATCAGGAAATCATCAATAAAACCTAA
- the hmpA gene encoding NO-inducible flavohemoprotein yields MLKQATIDIIKSTVPALEVHGTDITKLFYTRLFETHPELLNIFNHANQKQGKQQTALANMVLAAAVHIDKLEAIIPAVVQVAHKHRSLGVKPEHYPVVGENLLLAIKEVLGNAATDEILHAWKEAYGVIADAFIGIEAGMYKEAENRKGGWKGFRPFIVAKKVPESDVITSFYLRPEDGKELAGFEPGQYITIRLNIPGEKYTLNRQYSLSDRPGLDYYRISVKKEAGRDGEAEGIVSGYLHENVEEGDVLDISAPAGDFVLDRSKRTPVVLISGGVGLTPTISMLNTIAEEMPEREVTFIHAAIHGGTHAMAEHVRQMKERLPHLQSYVCYERPREEDRKCGAFDREGLIEAGWLSELLSHAVRPDIYLCGPAPFMASVYRALTGMNVPPAQIHYEYFGPSAGVLA; encoded by the coding sequence ATGTTAAAACAAGCTACTATTGATATTATTAAATCTACAGTACCTGCGCTGGAAGTTCACGGGACAGACATAACCAAACTTTTTTATACCAGACTGTTCGAGACTCATCCGGAACTTCTGAATATCTTTAACCATGCCAACCAGAAGCAGGGCAAGCAGCAGACGGCTCTGGCCAACATGGTATTGGCAGCGGCGGTCCACATTGACAAGCTGGAGGCTATTATCCCGGCAGTGGTCCAGGTTGCACATAAACACCGCAGTCTTGGAGTTAAGCCGGAACATTATCCGGTCGTAGGCGAAAACCTGCTGCTGGCGATTAAGGAAGTGCTGGGGAATGCGGCTACGGATGAGATTTTGCATGCCTGGAAGGAAGCTTACGGAGTCATAGCCGACGCTTTTATCGGCATTGAAGCAGGAATGTACAAGGAAGCAGAAAACCGGAAAGGAGGATGGAAAGGGTTCAGACCTTTTATTGTGGCAAAAAAAGTGCCCGAAAGCGACGTCATCACCTCCTTCTATTTAAGGCCGGAAGACGGGAAAGAACTTGCCGGTTTTGAGCCGGGCCAGTATATCACAATCCGCTTAAATATTCCGGGCGAGAAGTATACGCTAAACCGCCAATACAGCTTATCCGACAGGCCGGGACTGGATTATTACCGCATTTCGGTTAAAAAGGAAGCAGGGCGGGACGGAGAAGCGGAGGGGATTGTATCAGGCTATCTTCATGAGAACGTGGAGGAAGGTGATGTGCTTGACATAAGTGCTCCTGCAGGTGATTTTGTATTGGACCGGAGCAAACGTACCCCGGTAGTACTGATCAGTGGGGGAGTCGGATTGACCCCAACCATCAGCATGCTGAATACTATTGCGGAAGAAATGCCCGAGCGGGAGGTTACATTCATTCATGCTGCCATTCACGGAGGCACGCATGCTATGGCGGAGCATGTACGGCAAATGAAGGAACGTCTCCCCCATCTCCAATCTTATGTATGTTATGAAAGGCCGAGAGAAGAAGACCGCAAATGCGGTGCTTTTGACCGTGAAGGATTAATTGAAGCGGGCTGGCTGAGTGAGTTACTGTCCCATGCTGTCCGGCCGGATATTTATCTGTGCGGGCCTGCCCCGTTCATGGCATCTGTATACCGGGCATTAACCGGAATGAACGTGCCGCCGGCTCAGATTCATTATGAATATTTTGGCCCTTCAGCAGGTGTGCTGGCTTAA
- a CDS encoding cobalt-precorrin-7 (C(5))-methyltransferase, translating into MIHIVGIGPGKPELMTSAGIILIQNADVIIGSKRQLNEIPHEIPAERKLLPSNLSELETFLLGKTGQDIVLLASGDPLMYGIGNWALKKFPKEQLQIVPGISSIQYLCTRCGIAMNDLYMTSSHGKQPDFEFLLAHPKVAMVTDSKIGPAEIAKEILQRKLNKKLIIGENLSYPDERLHLLKPEQVADHYEMNVVVILDEG; encoded by the coding sequence ATGATTCATATTGTCGGAATTGGTCCGGGTAAACCGGAACTGATGACAAGTGCCGGAATCATACTCATACAGAATGCCGATGTAATTATCGGCTCGAAGCGGCAGCTGAATGAAATCCCGCATGAAATACCGGCCGAACGCAAACTTCTTCCCTCAAATCTCTCGGAACTGGAAACATTTTTGCTTGGGAAGACTGGACAGGACATCGTGCTGCTGGCTTCCGGAGATCCGTTAATGTATGGGATCGGAAATTGGGCGTTAAAGAAATTTCCGAAAGAACAGCTTCAGATTGTACCCGGCATTAGCTCCATTCAGTATCTTTGTACCCGTTGTGGTATTGCCATGAACGACCTGTACATGACCAGCAGCCACGGAAAACAGCCTGACTTCGAATTTCTGCTCGCACACCCGAAAGTGGCGATGGTAACAGACAGCAAGATTGGACCGGCGGAAATAGCTAAGGAAATCCTCCAACGGAAATTGAACAAGAAGCTCATTATCGGAGAAAATCTCAGCTATCCCGATGAACGGTTGCACCTGTTAAAACCGGAACAAGTGGCGGATCATTATGAAATGAATGTGGTGGTGATCTTAGATGAGGGATGA
- a CDS encoding S41 family peptidase, producing the protein MLFFSLPLYISKRAAKQYLELYEENELQLDRNECYRQKKTELLRRAFISASRFAVFIEETKGTPYTCFRFGKNYPRKRRNTSSIEHDIKFGDYMYIAIGFFDHGVSRKMEEVLKRYRDRKGLILDLRNNTGGSIEECMKISRLLLPSCDIAELRYPGKTIIYTSDEARFGFQRIFILVNGYTASCGEILALTLRAHLNEAAVIGNRTAGKDIGQRTFNHRKKRILFTVSSFYWTVEGGNSHKLEEYLEKDNPSGISFLSDDDYYRHIHFIDSFAAGGQGQEYAGER; encoded by the coding sequence ATGCTATTCTTCTCTTTACCGTTATATATCAGCAAAAGAGCAGCCAAACAGTATTTGGAACTGTATGAGGAAAACGAACTGCAATTAGACCGGAACGAATGCTATAGGCAAAAAAAAACGGAGCTGCTGCGCCGTGCCTTTATTTCTGCATCTCGGTTTGCCGTTTTTATTGAGGAGACCAAAGGGACTCCATACACTTGCTTTCGATTTGGCAAAAACTATCCCCGAAAAAGAAGGAACACTTCAAGTATTGAGCATGATATCAAATTCGGCGATTATATGTATATTGCCATTGGGTTTTTTGATCATGGCGTTTCCCGTAAAATGGAAGAGGTACTAAAGCGTTACAGAGACCGAAAAGGATTAATTCTTGATTTGCGGAACAATACAGGAGGTAGTATAGAAGAATGCATGAAAATTTCCAGATTACTCCTTCCTTCATGTGATATTGCAGAGTTGCGCTATCCGGGTAAAACCATAATTTATACGTCCGACGAGGCCAGATTCGGTTTTCAGCGCATCTTTATTTTGGTTAACGGATACACAGCCAGCTGCGGTGAAATATTGGCATTGACGCTGAGAGCCCATTTAAATGAAGCGGCAGTTATAGGAAACCGGACAGCGGGCAAGGATATCGGGCAACGGACATTCAATCATAGAAAGAAAAGAATACTATTCACTGTTTCGTCCTTTTATTGGACAGTTGAGGGGGGAAACAGCCATAAGCTTGAGGAATATTTGGAAAAGGACAACCCGTCCGGTATATCCTTCCTATCAGACGATGATTATTACAGACATATCCATTTTATCGACTCTTTCGCTGCAGGTGGTCAGGGGCAGGAATATGCCGGAGAACGGTAA
- the cbiD gene encoding cobalt-precorrin-5B (C(1))-methyltransferase CbiD: MGDYVYHEGKKLRKGYTTGACAAAAAKAAAAMVIKQEKIAGVSVITANGTSLQIPVKKQEFDQHTATAAVQKDGGDDVDATHGMWIFAKVTLNAGGEIRLDGGQGIGRVTQKGIAVPVGEAAINPIPRKMIIAAVREEIGAKLGADIIIFAPEGEERAERTMNSRLGIIGGISILGTTGIVTPMSDEGWKRSLSMELEMKKAQAFRKVILVPGNYGERFVEEHLGIDGKYVVSMSNFVGYMLKEAQHLAFKHVLLVGHFGKLIKVSAGIFTTYSKDADARAEILVANLALAGAPVPLLERIAACTTTEAAGEIMVAEGYSEVFQTITDKVKKRAEDFLKFSKPFVDIDVITFSTERGMLASTCDISAIREAWR; encoded by the coding sequence ATGGGAGACTATGTGTATCATGAGGGAAAAAAATTACGCAAGGGTTATACGACGGGCGCTTGTGCAGCCGCAGCAGCCAAAGCGGCTGCCGCCATGGTGATCAAACAGGAGAAAATAGCGGGAGTTTCTGTGATTACGGCAAACGGAACATCTCTGCAAATTCCCGTGAAAAAACAGGAATTTGATCAGCATACCGCGACGGCCGCCGTTCAAAAAGATGGCGGTGATGATGTGGATGCGACGCATGGAATGTGGATTTTTGCGAAAGTAACCTTAAACGCCGGCGGGGAAATCAGACTCGACGGCGGGCAAGGAATCGGGCGTGTGACTCAAAAAGGCATTGCGGTCCCGGTTGGGGAAGCGGCTATCAATCCGATACCACGCAAAATGATTATCGCAGCCGTCCGGGAAGAGATTGGTGCAAAGCTGGGCGCGGATATCATCATTTTCGCACCGGAAGGTGAAGAACGTGCGGAGCGGACAATGAATAGCCGCCTGGGGATTATCGGCGGAATTTCCATTTTAGGAACGACAGGAATCGTAACCCCAATGTCCGATGAGGGGTGGAAACGGTCGCTTTCCATGGAACTGGAAATGAAAAAAGCACAAGCCTTCCGGAAAGTGATTCTGGTACCGGGGAATTATGGAGAACGTTTCGTGGAAGAGCATCTTGGCATTGACGGTAAATACGTGGTTTCCATGAGCAACTTTGTCGGTTACATGTTAAAAGAGGCGCAGCACCTTGCTTTTAAGCACGTGCTTCTGGTGGGCCATTTTGGCAAATTAATTAAGGTCTCCGCCGGTATTTTCACCACATACAGCAAAGATGCCGATGCACGGGCAGAAATTTTGGTAGCAAACCTGGCTCTTGCCGGTGCGCCCGTCCCTTTACTCGAGAGAATTGCAGCATGCACGACAACAGAAGCCGCAGGAGAAATCATGGTGGCAGAAGGATACAGCGAAGTTTTTCAGACCATTACGGATAAAGTGAAGAAACGGGCGGAAGACTTTTTGAAATTCAGCAAACCCTTTGTTGATATTGATGTCATCACTTTTTCAACAGAACGCGGAATGCTGGCTTCAACTTGTGATATTTCAGCAATCAGGGAGGCATGGCGATGA
- a CDS encoding glycoside hydrolase family 10 protein, translating into MTRKKLTGSAAAMLVLIIATILLVPGMFHATAQEQPLQAPAVQQAKAVQETQYAKRQLRAAWISTAWNIDWPSRKGLPSEQQKQEFIQILDDVKQMGMNAVVVQVRPMADAFYPSEYAPWSEYLTGTQGKSPGYDPLAFMVEEAHKRNLEFHAWFNPYRISTQSSLDKLSANHPARQHPDWVVTYGGRLYFNPGLPEVKQYITNSVLEVVRNYDIDSVHLDDYFYPYPVSGEEFPDDAAFRTYGNGFGSKADWRRDNVNQLVKDLSHEIKSAKTYVKFGISPFGVWRNKSSDPNGSDTRALSSYEAQFADTRKWVQEEWLDYIAPQVYWSFDFSAAQYNKVTDWWIEQTQGKNVHLYTGHAAYKIANDTASWNNPDEIPNQIKYNTERFNQVKGSVFFSYKDLKSNRLGIRDRLIQDSYRYPALVPAMPWIDRQSPASPALISAVNAESAVNLTWKDSENSGASYYAVYRFAGNQPGSIENAVNLIGTVRKTRQGTYSFKDTENLPGGTYTYVITALSRTHNESAPSNAVSVLK; encoded by the coding sequence GTGACAAGAAAAAAACTAACAGGAAGTGCAGCCGCCATGCTGGTTCTAATTATTGCAACCATTCTTCTGGTACCCGGCATGTTCCATGCTACCGCACAGGAGCAGCCCCTGCAGGCACCTGCCGTACAACAGGCGAAAGCCGTCCAGGAAACGCAGTATGCCAAACGCCAGCTTAGAGCCGCCTGGATCTCTACGGCATGGAATATTGATTGGCCTTCCCGTAAAGGATTGCCTTCCGAACAGCAGAAACAAGAATTTATTCAAATTCTGGATGACGTGAAACAGATGGGGATGAATGCGGTTGTTGTACAGGTTAGACCGATGGCCGATGCATTTTATCCTTCAGAATATGCACCCTGGTCGGAATATTTGACTGGTACACAAGGGAAATCACCCGGATATGATCCTCTGGCCTTTATGGTAGAAGAGGCACACAAGCGTAATCTGGAATTCCATGCCTGGTTTAACCCTTACCGGATCAGTACCCAGTCCAGTCTGGACAAGCTATCTGCGAATCATCCTGCACGCCAGCATCCCGATTGGGTTGTTACATACGGGGGCAGGCTTTACTTTAACCCCGGTCTGCCTGAAGTGAAACAATACATAACGAATAGCGTGCTGGAAGTTGTCCGCAATTATGATATTGATTCTGTTCATTTGGACGATTACTTCTATCCTTACCCGGTCAGCGGGGAAGAATTCCCCGATGATGCCGCATTCCGTACATACGGAAACGGGTTCGGCAGCAAAGCGGATTGGCGCAGGGACAATGTGAATCAATTGGTAAAAGATTTGTCCCATGAGATTAAATCGGCGAAAACATATGTCAAATTCGGCATCAGCCCCTTTGGGGTATGGCGCAACAAGTCATCCGACCCGAACGGTTCAGATACAAGAGCGCTAAGCAGTTACGAGGCCCAGTTTGCCGATACACGCAAATGGGTGCAGGAAGAATGGCTCGACTATATTGCTCCGCAGGTATACTGGAGCTTTGATTTCTCCGCTGCCCAATACAACAAAGTGACCGACTGGTGGATCGAGCAAACACAAGGGAAAAATGTTCATCTGTATACGGGCCATGCCGCCTATAAGATTGCCAATGATACGGCATCGTGGAACAATCCGGATGAAATACCAAACCAGATCAAGTACAATACGGAACGGTTTAATCAAGTGAAAGGAAGCGTGTTCTTCAGCTACAAAGATCTGAAAAGCAACCGGCTTGGCATCCGGGACCGTCTCATTCAGGATTCTTACCGTTACCCTGCACTTGTACCTGCCATGCCTTGGATTGACCGGCAGTCACCCGCTTCCCCTGCTTTAATATCAGCCGTGAACGCGGAGTCTGCTGTAAACCTTACCTGGAAGGACAGTGAAAACTCAGGCGCCTCTTACTATGCCGTCTACCGCTTTGCCGGTAATCAGCCGGGAAGTATAGAAAATGCGGTTAATCTGATCGGCACAGTAAGAAAAACCAGACAAGGCACCTACAGTTTTAAAGACACTGAAAACCTCCCGGGCGGGACTTATACGTATGTCATTACGGCATTGAGCCGCACCCACAATGAAAGTGCACCGAGCAATGCGGTATCTGTGCTGAAGTAA
- a CDS encoding cobalt-precorrin-4 methyltransferase, giving the protein MTKVHFIGAGPGDKELITLRGYNLLKEADVVIYAGSLVNPQLLDYCKESCEIYNSAAMDLMEIIDCMEKGVKAGKQVVRLQTGDFSIYGSIREQIEEMKKRDIPFTCTPGVSSFLGAASQLGVEYTVPEVSQSVIITRMEGRTPVPERESLRSYAGHRTSMVIFLSVQSVERVVSELVAGGYPEDTPAAVIYKATWADEKKVTGTLRDIAGKVKEHGITKTALIMVGNFLGKEFYYSKLYDKDFSHEYR; this is encoded by the coding sequence ATGACGAAAGTGCATTTTATCGGCGCGGGACCCGGAGATAAGGAACTCATTACCTTAAGAGGATACAACCTCCTGAAAGAAGCAGATGTCGTCATTTATGCAGGTTCTCTGGTGAACCCGCAACTACTTGATTATTGCAAGGAAAGCTGCGAAATCTATAATAGTGCTGCTATGGATTTAATGGAAATTATAGATTGCATGGAAAAAGGCGTGAAGGCCGGGAAACAAGTAGTTCGCCTCCAGACCGGAGACTTTTCGATTTACGGGTCGATCCGGGAACAAATAGAGGAGATGAAAAAACGGGATATTCCGTTCACCTGTACACCTGGAGTAAGTTCATTTCTGGGTGCTGCATCACAACTGGGTGTCGAGTATACCGTACCGGAAGTTAGCCAAAGTGTGATCATCACACGAATGGAAGGCCGGACACCGGTTCCGGAAAGGGAATCCTTGCGTTCCTATGCCGGACACCGCACTTCGATGGTTATCTTCCTGTCTGTTCAATCCGTGGAAAGAGTGGTTTCGGAACTCGTTGCAGGCGGATATCCGGAAGATACACCGGCGGCTGTTATCTATAAGGCGACCTGGGCAGATGAAAAGAAAGTTACGGGAACCCTTCGGGATATTGCCGGCAAAGTAAAAGAACATGGCATAACGAAAACGGCGCTGATTATGGTAGGGAATTTTCTGGGCAAAGAATTTTATTATTCCAAACTTTATGACAAGGATTTCTCACATGAATACAGGTAA
- a CDS encoding radical SAM protein produces MSNCYFRLFPECFLVVGRKKSVVCHLLDENMIWLDEVNTQKLKDAEANHPVNAEDPFFSELESTNFGFFSDQTVFIDKLRPINSFSQKKLWQDAPRINMAVLHVTNDCNLDCTFCKNSFCPVCKRFEERDEAELTVEQWKRILTELSHFGTSAVLFTGGEPTRYPYIHELIDFSIELGMATNLHTNGLVPLKQVPSVLGFHITVTSKRNLNKIIQNYCNIKDRVTLLVDDHLFSDVKQITGNQWKIMRTTHKKPSIVKERLVKTNMNSFYARKLFDPCLNGKIAVSYVGDVYPCLGSQAPLLNLKRDSVSQAVKLLVRDFWRQNVDSRDHGLKCRECEFKYSCSACRFLDTEENCAYSLEESEWL; encoded by the coding sequence TTGAGTAATTGCTATTTCCGTCTATTTCCGGAATGTTTTTTAGTAGTGGGCAGGAAAAAATCAGTTGTATGCCATTTACTTGATGAAAATATGATTTGGCTGGATGAGGTTAATACCCAAAAGCTAAAGGACGCCGAGGCGAATCATCCGGTGAATGCTGAAGATCCGTTCTTTAGCGAACTGGAGTCCACGAATTTCGGTTTTTTTTCGGATCAAACCGTATTCATAGATAAGTTAAGGCCGATTAATAGTTTCAGCCAGAAAAAATTATGGCAGGATGCCCCCCGAATTAATATGGCTGTACTGCATGTGACTAATGATTGCAATCTGGATTGCACTTTTTGCAAAAATTCATTTTGTCCGGTATGCAAACGGTTTGAGGAGAGGGATGAAGCAGAGTTGACCGTAGAACAGTGGAAACGCATTCTGACCGAATTGTCTCATTTTGGAACAAGCGCGGTGTTATTTACAGGAGGGGAGCCGACTCGTTATCCGTATATTCATGAACTGATCGATTTCTCAATTGAACTCGGAATGGCAACAAACCTTCATACCAATGGCCTCGTTCCTTTGAAGCAGGTCCCTTCCGTGCTTGGGTTTCATATCACCGTGACAAGTAAACGGAATCTTAACAAGATTATTCAAAATTACTGCAACATTAAAGATCGCGTCACTTTACTGGTGGACGATCACTTATTCAGTGACGTGAAGCAAATAACGGGAAATCAGTGGAAAATCATGAGGACGACGCATAAGAAGCCTTCGATCGTGAAAGAACGGCTGGTCAAAACCAATATGAACAGCTTCTATGCCAGAAAACTATTTGATCCATGTTTAAACGGCAAGATAGCCGTTTCATATGTCGGAGACGTATATCCGTGCTTGGGAAGCCAAGCTCCGTTACTCAATTTAAAGAGAGATTCCGTTTCTCAAGCGGTTAAATTACTGGTACGGGATTTTTGGAGGCAGAATGTGGATTCGAGGGATCATGGGTTAAAGTGTCGGGAATGTGAATTCAAGTATTCCTGCAGCGCCTGCAGATTTCTGGATACGGAAGAGAATTGCGCTTACAGCTTGGAGGAATCGGAATGGTTATAA
- a CDS encoding IS256 family transposase, with the protein MAQYQINVDSQLLHQLFLGNSQDAGVAKLLESVLNQVLQAQVSEQVEADRYERTENRKAYRNGSYPHGLHTRVGTITLSVPRIRGGKFTTELFSRYQRSEQALILAMMEMVVNGVSTRKVSQVTEELCGTEFSKSTVSDLCKRLDPIVTAWNNRSLADSLFPFVLVDAMYLKVREDGRVRSRGIMIAIGVNTEGYREVLGLMLGDTESEASWSEFFSSLKGRGLRGVDLITSDDHGGLVRAVRQQLQGVTWQRCQTHFTRNVLEASPKALKDEIHGRLRSILDAPDTGTARFLLKQTLAAYEDKAGKAMGVLESGFDDATAVLMLPERYRKRLRTTNSVERLNEEVRRRERVIRIFPNRESVIRLIGALLMEQDEKWAAGKKYLDMTEYMEWRKDRPKSDAKVTRIM; encoded by the coding sequence ATGGCTCAATACCAGATTAACGTAGATTCGCAGCTTTTGCATCAACTATTTTTGGGAAATTCTCAGGATGCGGGTGTAGCCAAGCTGCTCGAGTCTGTACTGAACCAAGTCTTACAAGCACAGGTGAGTGAACAAGTGGAAGCAGATCGTTATGAACGAACAGAGAATCGAAAAGCGTACCGGAATGGATCGTATCCACATGGGCTGCATACGCGGGTGGGAACCATTACACTAAGTGTTCCGCGCATCCGTGGTGGGAAGTTCACGACAGAGCTCTTTAGTCGTTACCAGAGAAGTGAACAAGCGTTAATCTTAGCGATGATGGAAATGGTCGTAAACGGCGTCTCTACGCGTAAAGTCTCGCAAGTAACCGAAGAACTCTGCGGAACCGAGTTTTCTAAATCCACTGTTTCAGACCTTTGTAAGCGGCTGGATCCCATCGTAACTGCTTGGAATAATCGAAGCCTGGCAGACAGCCTCTTTCCGTTTGTTCTCGTAGATGCGATGTATCTCAAGGTCCGTGAAGACGGTCGTGTACGCTCACGAGGCATCATGATTGCCATTGGTGTAAACACCGAGGGCTATCGTGAAGTCCTTGGCCTGATGCTGGGTGACACAGAATCTGAAGCAAGCTGGAGTGAGTTTTTCAGCTCTCTAAAAGGACGTGGATTACGAGGTGTGGATCTCATTACCTCCGACGATCATGGCGGCCTTGTACGCGCGGTACGGCAGCAGCTGCAAGGGGTAACATGGCAGCGATGCCAGACTCACTTCACGCGAAATGTATTAGAAGCCTCACCCAAAGCCTTGAAGGATGAGATCCATGGCCGTCTACGGTCGATTCTAGATGCTCCTGATACTGGAACGGCAAGGTTTTTATTAAAACAGACCTTAGCGGCTTATGAAGATAAGGCGGGTAAGGCGATGGGCGTGCTGGAAAGCGGATTTGACGATGCTACCGCCGTCTTAATGCTGCCAGAGCGTTACCGAAAACGGCTGCGCACGACAAATAGCGTTGAGCGTCTCAACGAAGAGGTTAGACGCCGGGAACGTGTCATTCGCATCTTCCCAAACCGTGAATCCGTGATTCGTCTTATTGGTGCTCTATTGATGGAACAGGATGAAAAATGGGCAGCCGGCAAGAAATATCTCGACATGACCGAGTACATGGAATGGCGGAAGGATCGGCCAAAGTCCGATGCCAAAGTGACTCGCATTATGTAG
- a CDS encoding cobalt-precorrin-8 methylmutase: MSYIKDPKLIEEKSFEIIQEIITQTRPEYAFRNREEELVMKRAIHTTADFDYLDNLVFTHDALAKIRETIRHGGMIFTDTNMALSGMNKRILDQYGCRYRCYVNEPETAEIAKQQGITRSMAGIQLAAREEERKLFVIGNAPTAVYKILEMADAGKLDAEAVVGVPVGFVGAAESKEALYESDIPAVVARGRKGGSNLAAAIINAVLYAM; encoded by the coding sequence ATGAGTTACATAAAAGACCCAAAGCTTATTGAAGAAAAAAGTTTTGAGATCATACAGGAAATCATTACACAAACAAGACCTGAATATGCCTTCCGGAATAGGGAAGAGGAACTGGTAATGAAACGGGCGATTCATACGACGGCAGATTTTGATTATTTGGATAACCTTGTTTTTACTCATGATGCATTGGCGAAAATACGCGAAACAATCAGGCATGGCGGAATGATTTTTACAGATACCAATATGGCCTTGAGCGGGATGAATAAAAGGATTTTAGATCAATACGGCTGCCGGTACCGCTGCTACGTCAATGAACCTGAAACAGCAGAAATCGCCAAACAGCAAGGCATCACCCGGTCTATGGCCGGGATTCAACTTGCCGCAAGGGAAGAGGAACGGAAATTATTTGTAATTGGCAATGCGCCTACAGCAGTCTACAAAATTTTGGAAATGGCAGATGCCGGTAAATTGGATGCGGAGGCTGTAGTCGGAGTGCCTGTTGGATTTGTCGGGGCAGCAGAATCGAAAGAAGCCCTCTATGAAAGTGATATACCGGCGGTAGTTGCCCGTGGACGAAAAGGCGGAAGCAATTTGGCTGCAGCCATCATTAACGCAGTGCTATATGCGATGTAA